One genomic region from Cryptosporangium minutisporangium encodes:
- a CDS encoding homogentisate 1,2-dioxygenase, which produces MTFYRQVGSIPPKRHTQHRRPDGGLYSEELVGEEGFSSDSALLYHRGIPSAIVDARPWGLPDQTLTPNAPLVPRHLRLHDLFPGEEYKNVDAVTGRRLVLGNADVRISYAVSGLPSPYYRNAIGDECVYVERGSATVETVFGALTVGTGDYVVLPRTTTHRWLPTGDEPLRTYAIEASSHIAPPKRYLSRYGQFLEHAPYCERDLRGPTEPLLAEGTDVEVYVKHRGGGTVHVLPEHPFDVVGWDGCLYPYAFNLADFEPITGRIHQPPPVHQVFEGSNFVICNFVPRKVDYHPLAVPVPYYHSNVDSDEVMFYVDGDYEARKGSGIGVGSISLHPGGHAHGPQPGAVERSLGVDFFDETAVMVDTFRPLDLGEAGLAADDGRYAWTWSGRGPAS; this is translated from the coding sequence GTGACCTTCTACCGGCAGGTGGGCAGCATCCCGCCGAAGCGCCACACCCAGCACCGCCGCCCCGACGGAGGCCTCTACTCCGAGGAGCTGGTCGGCGAGGAGGGCTTCTCCTCCGACTCCGCGCTGCTCTACCACCGCGGCATCCCGTCCGCGATCGTCGACGCCCGGCCGTGGGGGCTGCCCGACCAGACGCTGACGCCGAACGCCCCGCTGGTGCCCCGGCACCTGCGGCTGCACGACCTGTTCCCGGGCGAGGAGTACAAGAACGTCGACGCGGTCACCGGCCGGCGCCTCGTGCTCGGGAACGCCGACGTGCGGATCTCCTACGCGGTCTCCGGGCTGCCCTCGCCCTACTACCGCAACGCGATCGGCGACGAGTGCGTCTACGTCGAACGGGGCTCGGCCACCGTCGAGACGGTCTTCGGAGCGCTGACCGTCGGCACCGGCGACTACGTCGTCCTCCCCCGCACCACCACCCATCGCTGGCTCCCGACCGGCGACGAACCGCTCCGCACCTACGCGATCGAGGCGTCCTCGCACATCGCACCACCGAAGCGCTACCTGTCCCGGTACGGGCAGTTCCTCGAGCACGCCCCGTACTGCGAACGCGACCTGCGTGGGCCGACCGAACCGCTGCTGGCCGAGGGCACCGACGTCGAGGTGTACGTCAAGCACCGCGGCGGCGGCACGGTCCACGTGCTGCCCGAGCACCCGTTCGACGTCGTCGGCTGGGACGGGTGCCTCTACCCGTACGCGTTCAACCTCGCCGACTTCGAGCCGATCACCGGACGGATCCACCAGCCACCGCCGGTCCATCAGGTCTTCGAAGGCTCGAACTTCGTCATCTGCAACTTCGTGCCCCGCAAGGTCGACTACCACCCGCTCGCGGTGCCGGTGCCCTACTACCACTCCAACGTCGACTCCGACGAGGTCATGTTCTACGTCGACGGCGACTACGAGGCCCGTAAGGGCTCGGGGATCGGCGTCGGGTCGATCTCGTTGCATCCGGGTGGGCACGCGCACGGCCCGCAGCCCGGCGCCGTCGAACGCTCGCTCGGCGTCGACTTCTTCGACGAGACCGCCGTCATGGTCGACACGTTCCGCCCGCTCGACCTCGGCGAAGCCGGCCTCGCCGCCGACGACGGACGCTACGCCTGGACCTGGTCGGGCCGAGGTCCCGCCTCATGA
- the fahA gene encoding fumarylacetoacetase, with protein sequence MTWLDLSADTGFGVSNLPYGVFSTPGAAPRTGVAIGDAVLDLAAVTGDPVHATGTLNAFLAQGPAAWAAVRARLTEWFTDAWHRATVEPHLVPRDAVTLHLPIDVADYVDFYSSQHHAENLGRMFRPGSPPLTPNWKHLPIGYHGRAGTVQLSGTPVVRPSGQRKAPADEVPTFGPSRRLDIEAEVGFVVGVPSRLGEPVPVGAFTEHVFGVCLVNDWSARDLQAWEYVPLGPFLGKSFLTSVSPWVVPLAALEAARTDPPLRDEELLPYLDDRKERWSLNLQLEVRLNGAIVSNPPFAPLYWTPAQQLAHLTVNGASLRTGDLFASGTVSGPERNQRGSLIELSENGAEPLALPDGTTRTFLEDGDVVTISATAPGPDGTRLSLGEVTGRIEPVR encoded by the coding sequence ATGACGTGGCTGGACCTGTCGGCCGACACCGGGTTCGGCGTCTCCAACCTGCCCTACGGGGTGTTCTCGACGCCGGGCGCTGCGCCGCGGACCGGCGTCGCGATCGGGGACGCGGTGCTGGACCTGGCCGCGGTCACCGGCGACCCGGTCCACGCGACCGGAACCCTCAACGCGTTCCTGGCGCAGGGCCCGGCCGCCTGGGCGGCCGTACGCGCTCGGCTGACCGAGTGGTTCACCGACGCCTGGCACCGGGCGACCGTCGAACCCCACCTGGTACCCCGGGACGCCGTAACGCTGCACCTGCCGATCGACGTCGCGGACTACGTCGACTTCTACAGTTCCCAGCACCACGCGGAGAACCTCGGCCGGATGTTCCGCCCCGGCTCGCCGCCGCTGACGCCGAACTGGAAGCACCTCCCGATCGGGTACCACGGCCGGGCGGGCACCGTGCAGCTGTCCGGTACCCCGGTGGTCCGGCCGTCCGGCCAGCGCAAGGCACCGGCGGACGAGGTGCCGACGTTCGGCCCGTCCCGGCGGCTGGACATCGAGGCCGAGGTGGGCTTCGTGGTCGGCGTCCCGTCGCGCCTCGGCGAGCCGGTGCCGGTCGGCGCCTTCACCGAGCACGTCTTCGGCGTCTGCCTGGTCAACGACTGGTCCGCGCGCGACCTGCAGGCCTGGGAGTACGTGCCGCTCGGGCCGTTCCTCGGCAAGTCGTTCCTCACATCGGTGTCGCCGTGGGTGGTGCCGCTCGCCGCGCTGGAGGCCGCTCGAACGGACCCGCCGCTGCGCGACGAGGAGCTACTGCCGTACCTGGACGACCGGAAGGAGCGGTGGAGCCTCAACCTCCAGTTGGAGGTGAGACTGAACGGCGCGATCGTGAGTAACCCTCCGTTCGCTCCGCTCTACTGGACGCCCGCCCAGCAGCTCGCCCACCTCACCGTGAACGGCGCGAGCCTGCGAACCGGTGACCTGTTCGCCTCCGGGACGGTCAGCGGTCCCGAGCGGAATCAGCGGGGCTCGCTGATCGAGCTGTCGGAGAACGGCGCCGAGCCCTTGGCTCTCCCGGACGGCACTACCCGCACGTTCCTCGAGGACGGAGACGTCGTGACGATCAGCGCCACCGCTCCCGGCCCGGACGGCACCCGGCTGAGCCTCGGCGAGGTGACCGGAAGAATCGAGCCGGTGCGATGA